One window of Vitis riparia cultivar Riparia Gloire de Montpellier isolate 1030 chromosome 5, EGFV_Vit.rip_1.0, whole genome shotgun sequence genomic DNA carries:
- the LOC117914919 gene encoding probable aquaporin NIP7-1 isoform X2, with product MKSLFEKQLSPGTSNNSSSSGQSRDDQELGSHAVPKNGDHVRKKNSWFCCSPPDHMDLNPARMILAEMVGTFILVFCVYGIEAVTQLMKGEVGLLEYAVTGGLTVVVLVFSIGSISGAHVNPSVTITFATLCQFPWSKVPYYISAQIVGSVLATYVGRSIYGIKPELITTKPLQGCSSAFWVEFIATFIIMFLAVSLTSQPQSVSHLSGFVVGIAIGLAVLITGPVSGGSMNPARSLGPAIVSWKFDDIWIYTIAPTLGAVAGGHLFHLLRLRRLPCTPNSSPNTILLSNAFQ from the exons ATGAAAAGTCTGTTTGAAAAGCAACTATCTCCCGGTACTTCCAACAATTCATCAAGTAGTGGGCAATCTAGAGATGATCAAGAGCTGGGCTCTCATGCAGTGCCCAAGAATGGAGATCATGTTCGCAAGAAAAACTCATGGTTTTGCTGTTCTCCACCTGATCACATGGATCTGAACCCTGCTCGAATG ATTTTAGCAGAGATGGTGGGGACTTTCATTCTGGTTTTCTGTGTATATGGGATTGAAGCAGTTACCCAGCTAATGAAAGGCGAAGTGGGTCTCTTGGAGTATGCAGTCACTGGAGGGTTGACAGTAGTAGTGTTGGTTTTCTCCATTGGGTCTATCTCCGGCGCACATGTAAACCCTTCTGTCACCATAACCTTTGCTACCCTTTGCCAATTCCCATGGTCCAAG GTTCCATACTACATATCGGCACAAATAGTAGGTTCGGTGCTGGCAACGTACGTGGGAAGGTCTATCTATGGCATAAAACCAGAACTTATCACTACCAAGCCGCTCCAAGGCTGCAGTTCTGCCTTCTGGGTCGAGTTCATCGCCACATTCATCATCATGTTCCTAGCTGTATCTTTGACAAGCCAACCTCAATct GTAAGCCACTTGTCTGGTTTCGTCGTTGGAATAGCCATTGGACTTGCAGTGCTAATCACAgg GCCTGTTTCAGGAGGATCAATGAATCCAGCAAGGTCCTTGGGACCTGCAATTGTTTCGTGGAAATTTGACGACATATGGATTTATACAATCGCCCCAACTCTTGGAGCTGTGGCAGGAGGTCACCTGTTTCATCTGTTACGTCTCCGGCGCCTGCCTTGCACCCCCAATTCCTCTCCCAACACCATTCTACTAAGCAACGCCTTCCAGTAG
- the LOC117914919 gene encoding probable aquaporin NIP7-1 isoform X1: MKSLFEKQLSPGTSNNSSSSGQSRDDQELGSHAVPKNGDHVRKKNSWFCCSPPDHMDLNPARMILAEMVGTFILVFCVYGIEAVTQLMKGEVGLLEYAVTGGLTVVVLVFSIGSISGAHVNPSVTITFATLCQFPWSKVVPYYISAQIVGSVLATYVGRSIYGIKPELITTKPLQGCSSAFWVEFIATFIIMFLAVSLTSQPQSVSHLSGFVVGIAIGLAVLITGPVSGGSMNPARSLGPAIVSWKFDDIWIYTIAPTLGAVAGGHLFHLLRLRRLPCTPNSSPNTILLSNAFQ; this comes from the exons ATGAAAAGTCTGTTTGAAAAGCAACTATCTCCCGGTACTTCCAACAATTCATCAAGTAGTGGGCAATCTAGAGATGATCAAGAGCTGGGCTCTCATGCAGTGCCCAAGAATGGAGATCATGTTCGCAAGAAAAACTCATGGTTTTGCTGTTCTCCACCTGATCACATGGATCTGAACCCTGCTCGAATG ATTTTAGCAGAGATGGTGGGGACTTTCATTCTGGTTTTCTGTGTATATGGGATTGAAGCAGTTACCCAGCTAATGAAAGGCGAAGTGGGTCTCTTGGAGTATGCAGTCACTGGAGGGTTGACAGTAGTAGTGTTGGTTTTCTCCATTGGGTCTATCTCCGGCGCACATGTAAACCCTTCTGTCACCATAACCTTTGCTACCCTTTGCCAATTCCCATGGTCCAAGGTA GTTCCATACTACATATCGGCACAAATAGTAGGTTCGGTGCTGGCAACGTACGTGGGAAGGTCTATCTATGGCATAAAACCAGAACTTATCACTACCAAGCCGCTCCAAGGCTGCAGTTCTGCCTTCTGGGTCGAGTTCATCGCCACATTCATCATCATGTTCCTAGCTGTATCTTTGACAAGCCAACCTCAATct GTAAGCCACTTGTCTGGTTTCGTCGTTGGAATAGCCATTGGACTTGCAGTGCTAATCACAgg GCCTGTTTCAGGAGGATCAATGAATCCAGCAAGGTCCTTGGGACCTGCAATTGTTTCGTGGAAATTTGACGACATATGGATTTATACAATCGCCCCAACTCTTGGAGCTGTGGCAGGAGGTCACCTGTTTCATCTGTTACGTCTCCGGCGCCTGCCTTGCACCCCCAATTCCTCTCCCAACACCATTCTACTAAGCAACGCCTTCCAGTAG
- the LOC117913950 gene encoding signal peptidase complex subunit 3B-like, which produces MHSYGYRANGVLSLSLTILALLCTVASLSGGILNLPPPSAHVEVVNINWFQKHRSGNDEVSLTLNISANLESLFTWNTKQIFVFLAAEYETPKNSLNQVSIWDGIIPSIEQAKFRINTINKYRLADQGNNLRGREFNLTLHWHVMPRTGKMFADKIVMTGYRMPHEYV; this is translated from the exons ATGCATTCGTACGGGTATAGAGCAAACGGTGTGCTCTCATTGTCATTGACTATTCTAGCCCTACTCTGCACTGTCGCCTCTCTCTCCGGCGGTATTCTCAATCTCCCTCCTCCTTCCGCCCATGTTGag GTGGTAAACATCAATTGGTTTCAGAAGCACCGAAGTGGAAACGACGAG GTCAGCTTGACATTAAATATTTCAGCAAATCTTGAGTCATTGTTTACTTGGAACACGAAACAG ATATTTGTCTTCTTAGCAGCTGAGTATGAAACCCCGAAGAATTCGTTGAATCAG GTTTCTATTTGGGATGGTATCATACCATCCATAGAACAAGCAAAGTTCCGGATTAACACCATAAACAAGTACCGTCTTGCTGATCAG GGAAACAACCTTCGGGGCAGAGAATTTAACTTGACATTGCATTGGCATGTCATGCCCAGGACAGGCAAAATGTTTGCCGATAAAATAGTTATGACAGGATATCGCATGCCCCATGAATACGTATAA
- the LOC117914602 gene encoding stem-specific protein TSJT1, with the protein MLGVFSSSIMSPPDELVAAGCRTPSPKITAEALMNRFIQGNPSAVSVHVGDHVQLAYTHHNESPLLPRSFAVKDEIFSLFEGALDNLGSLRQQYGLAKSANEVVLVIEAYKALRDRAPYPPNHVVGHLSGSFAFIVFDKSTSTLFVASDQFGKVPLSWGITADGYVAFADDAELLKGACGKSLASFPQGCFFSTAVGELRSFENPKNKITAVPAPDEEIWGATFKVEGPAVLAATK; encoded by the exons ATGTTGGGTGTTTTCAGCAGCTCCATCATGTCGCCTCCAGACGAGCTGGTGGCCGCCGGCTGCCGGACTCCGTCGCCCAAGATCACGGCGGAGGCGCTGATGAACCGGTTCATCCAGGGAAACCCCTCCGCCGTTTCCGTACATGTCGGAGACCACGTTCAGCTTGCCTACACTCACCACAACGAGTCCCCTTTGCTGCCCAG GTCATTTGCGGTGAAGGATGAGATATTCAGCTTGTTTGAAGGGGCACTGGACAACCTGGGGAGCCTGAGGCAGCAATATGGGCTAGCCAAGTCAGCAAACGAGGTGGTTCTGGTGATAGAAGCGTACAAGGCACTGCGTGACAGGGCGCCTTACCCTCCTAACCATGTCGTGGGACATCTCAGTGGAAGCTTTGCTTTCATCGTCTTCGACAAGTCCACTTCCACCTTGTTTGTTGCTTCT GACCAATTTGGGAAGGTGCCTCTGTCTTGGGGAATCACTGCTGATGGGTATGTGGCCTTTGCTGATGACGCTGAATTGCTCAAAGGCGCTTGTGGCAAGTCACTGGCCTCTTTCCCCCAAGGATG TTTCTTCTCCACAGCAGTGGGAGAACTGAGAAGCTTTGAGAATCCCAAGAACAAAATCACTGCTGTTCCTGCTCCCGATGAAGAGATATGGGGTGCAACCTTCAAG GTGGAAGGCCCAGCGGTTCTCGCAGCCACAAAATAA
- the LOC117914374 gene encoding nuclear transcription factor Y subunit C-3-like yields the protein MDQPGHGQPPAMGMVGSAAQMPYGIPPFQPNQMVGTSGPGTVGSIQSPTQPAGISSPAQLAQHQLAYQHIHQQQQQQLQQQLQNFWQNQYQEIEQTTDFKNHSLPLARIKKIMKADEDVRMISAEAPVIFARACEMFILELTLRSWNHTEENKRRTLQKNDIAAAITRTDIFDFLVDIVPREDLKDEVLASIPRGGPLPVGGPAEGLPYFYMQPQHGPQVGAPGMVMGKTVMDQGLYGQQPRPYVAQQMWPQQQQQQPPADS from the coding sequence ATGGATCAGCCAGGGCATGGGCAGCCCCCGGCAATGGGCATGGTTGGTAGTGCAGCTCAAATGCCATATGGTATCCCTCCATTTCAACCTAACCAAATGGTTGGGACCTCTGGACCTGGAACGGTTGGATCAATTCAATCTCCTACTCAGCCAGCAGGTATCTCTTCTCCAGCTCAGCTGGCACAACACCAACTTGCTTATCAGCACATTCAccagcagcagcaacagcagcTGCAGCAACAACTCCAGAACTTTTGGCAAAATCAGTACCAAGAAATTGAGCAGACTactgattttaaaaaccatAGTTTGCCATTGGCTAGGATCAAGAAGATTATGAAGGCAGATGAAGATGTAAGGATGATATCGGCAGAGGCCCCGGTCATCTTTGCCAGGGCATGTGAGATGTTCATTCTTGAGTTGACACTACGATCATGGAATCACACAGAGGAGAACAAAAGGAGGACACTTCAAAAGAATGACATTGCAGCTGCAATCACAAGGACTGATATATTTGATTTCTTAGTTGATATTGTCCCACGTGAGGATTTAAAAGATGAGGTACTAGCATCAATCCCAAGAGGGGGACCACTTCCAGTTGGAGGTCCTGCTGAGGGTCTCCCTTACTTTTATATGCAACCTCAGCATGGTCCACAGGTTGGAGCTCCAGGAATGGTTATGGGTAAGACTGTGATGGATCAAGGTCTTTATGGCCAACAGCCTCGCCCTTATGTTGCTCAGCAGATGTGGCcacagcagcagcaacagcagcCACCTGCAGATTCTTGA
- the LOC117914373 gene encoding ATP-dependent (S)-NAD(P)H-hydrate dehydratase: MIIKNGVSLLHSPNNRMLASSAVFRRQEFLIRCLGVGGQSQQFNRKSVPRTMALEADAENILRAITPTLDLARHKGQAGKIAVIGGCREYTGAPYFSAISALKIGADLSHVFCTKDAAPVIKSYSPELIVHPLLEESYSVREKDKKAISEKVLTEVVKWMERFDCLVVGPGLGRDPFLLDCVSEIMKHARQSNVPIVIDGDGLFLVTNSLDLVSGYPLAVLTPNVNEYKRLVQKVLNCEVGDQDAAEQLLSLAKGIGGVTILRKGKSDLISDGETVNSVGIYGSPRRCGGQGDILSGSVAVFLSWARQRIIAEGDLNISPKSPTVLGSIAGSALMRKAASLAFENKKRSTLTGDIIECLGRSLEDICPAK, translated from the exons atgataataaaaaatggcGTGAGTCTTTTGCATAGCCCAAACAATCGTATGTTGGCTTCGTCGGCTGTTTTCAGAAGACAGGAGTTTTTGATAAGGTGCCTTGGAGTTGGAGGTCAGAGCCAACAATTCAATCGCAAATCAGTGCCAAGAACAATGGCTTTAGAGGCGGATGCTGAAAACATTTTGAGAGCAATCACTCCCACACTTGACTTAGCTAGGCACAAAGGCCAGGCTG GAAAAATAGCTGTTATTGGCGGCTGTCGTGAATATACAGGTGCCCCATACTTCTCTGCTATCTCAgctttaaaaatt GGTGCAGATTTGTCTCATGTGTTCTGCACTAAAGATGCTGCTCCAGTCATAAAAAGCTACAGCCCTGAGTTAATTGTGCACCCTCTTTTAGAAGAATCTTATAGTGTTAG AGAGAAGGACAAAAAAGCAATCTCAGAGAAGGTTCTCACAGAGGTTGTTAAGTGGATGGAAAGATTTGATTGCCTAGTCGTTGGTCCAGGCCTTGGAAGGGACCCCTTTCTCCTG GATTGTGTTAGTGAAATCATGAAGCATGCAAGACAGTCAAATGTCCCAATTGTTATAGATGGG GATGGACTCTTTCTTGTTACAAACAGTCTTGATCTGGTTAGTGGTTATCCTTTAGCAGTCTTAACCCCAAATGTGAATGAATATAAGCGCCTTGTTCAGAAGGTGCTAAACTGTGAAGTAGGTGATCAAGATGCTGCTGAGCAATTACTCTCTCTCGCCAAAGG GATTGGTGGCGTAACTATCCTACGGAAAGGAAAGTCTGATCTCATCAGTGATGGTGAAACAG TCAATTCAGTAGGCATCTATGGTTCTCCTCGACGCTGTGGCGGCCAGGGTGATATACTTTCTGGAAG TGTTGCAGTATTCTTATCATGGGCGCGACAACGAATCATTGCTGAAGGGGATTTGAATATCAG TCCGAAGAGTCCAACGGTGCTGGGGAGCATTGCAGGGTCTGCTTTAATGAGGAAGGCTGCATCACTTGCCTTTGAGAATAAGAAAAGATCTACCCTTACCGGTGATATCATTGAGTGCTTGGGAAGAAG TTTGGAGGATATTTGTCCAGCCAAGTGA